Genomic DNA from Quadrisphaera setariae:
CGGTGAGGATCGGCGCGACGTAGCTGTAGACGGCGAAGAGGCCGCCGGTGCCGATGGCGGTGGCGGCCAGCGTCAGCAGCACCTGCGGTCGGGCGAGGTCGGCCATCTCCTGGCGCAGCGGGGTGGCGGTGTCGCGGCGCAGCGGCACCCAGCGCAGCACCGCGAGCGCCGTCGCCACGCCGAGCAGGCCGATGGCGGCGAACGCCCAGCGCCAGCCGAGGTGCTGGCCGAGCAGCGTGCCGAACGGCACGCCCAGCACCTGCGCGACGGTGAGGCCGGTGAAGACCCGGCTGATGGCGGAGGCCGCCTTGCCGGGGGCCGCGAGGCGGCTGGCCACCACCGCCGCGACGCCGAAGAACGAGCCGTGCGACAGCCCCGTGACGAACCGGCCCACCAGGAGTCCGTCGTAGCCCGGCGCCAGCGCTGTGACGGCGTGGCCGAGCACGAACAGCGCCATCAGCCCGGTGAGCACGCGCTGGTGGGGGAAGCGGGTGGACAGCGCCGTGAGCGTCGGGGCGCCGGCGACGACGCCGAGCGCGTACGCCGAGATCGCGTACCCGACCGCCGGCACGGAGACGCGCAGGTCGGCGGCGACCTGCGGCAGCAGGCCCATCATGAGGAACTCGGTGGAGCCGATGGCGAAGGCGCCGATGGCCAGAGCGAGCAGGGCCGGTCCGGGCCGGGCGGCGGCGGGGGGCCCCTCGGACGAGCTCGGGGCGTGCTGGGGTGCGTCCACGGCGTGCGCGGCCTCCGGTCTGGCGTGCTGGTCTGCGTGCAGCCCTGCGGGCAGGGGGTCGGGTCGGCTGCGCTGTCGTCCCGCTGCCATCTTCCCAGCCCTAGGCTGCCGCTGTGGCCACCCACGCCGAAGCCGCTGACTCCGCGGCGCTCATCGCTCTGAGCCGGAACAGCTACGTCCGCCTGACCACGTTCCGCCGCAGCGGCGCACCCGTCCCCACCCCGGTGTGGGTGGTGGCCGACAGGTCCGCGCTCGGCGGGCGCGACGGGGACCTGCTCGTCATCACGGGCGCCCAGGCCGGCAAGGTCAAGCGCCTGCGCCACAACGGCCGGGTGCTGCTGGTGCCGTGCGACCGCCGCGGCACCCCCCGCCCCGGCGCGACCGAGCTGGAGGCCCTCGCCGAGGTGGTGGTCGACCCGGCCGTCGTCCGCCGGCTGCGCCTGCTCGTGCAGATCAAGCACCCGCTGCTGGGCAGGGTCCTGCTCGGCGGTCAGCGCGCGGGTGCCGCGGCGGCGCGCAGGCGCGGCAGGACGCCGCCGGAGCAGGTCGCGCTGCGCATCCACCCGCTGCAGCCCCGGGAGTCCTAGCCCGCAGTCCCAGCCGCCCGGTCCCCGCCGCCTCGGCGTGCGGGACCGCGCCAGCAGGCGCAGCGTGGGGAGGCGTGGACACCCGCACACTGGGACGCACCGGCGTCCAGGTCAGCCCGCTCTGCCTCGGCGCCATGATGTTCGGCGCGTGGGGCAACCCCGACCACGACGACTCGATCCGCATCATCCACCGCGCGCTCGACGCGGGCATCAGCTTCGTGGACACGGCCGACGTGTACGCGCAGGGCGAGAGCGAGGAGATCGTCGGCAAGGCCCTCGCGGGACGGCGCGACGAGGTGGTGCTCGCCACCAAGGCCCACGGCCAGATGGGCGACGGCGCCAACCGGCAGGGCAACTCCCGGCGCTGGCTCGTGCGCGCCGTCGAAGACAGCCTGCGCCGCCTGCAGACGGACTGGATCGACCTCTACCAGGTCCACCGGCCCGACCCCACCGTCGAGACCGAGGAGACCCTGGCAGCGCTCACGGACCTGCAGCGCGCGGGGAAGATCCGGTACTTCGGCTCCTCGACGTTCCCCGCCCACGAGGTGGTGGAGGGGCAGTGGATCGCCAAGGAGCGCGGGCTGTCGCGGTACGTCACCGAGCAGCCGCCGTACTCGGTCCTCGTGCGCGGCGTCGAGCGCGACGTGCTGCCCGTCGCGCAGCAGCACGGCCTGGGCGTGCTGCCGTGGAGCCCGCTGGCCGGCGGCTGGCTCACCGGGCGCTACCGCAGGGGTCAGGAGGCGCCGACGTCGTCGCGGGCCCAGCGCACCCCGGCGCGGTTCGACCTGTCGACACCGGAGAACCAGCGCAAGCTCGACGCCGCCGAGGCCCTGGCCGTCCTGGCCGACGAGGCCGGGGTGTCGCTGGTCCACCTGGCGCTCGCGTTCGTGCTGCGCCACCCGGCCGTGACCAGCCCGATCATCGGGCCGCGCACGATGGAGCAGCTGGAGAGCCAGCTCGGCGCCGTCGACGTCGTGCTCACCGACGACGTCCTCGACCGGATCGACGAGATCGTGCCGCCGGGGACCACCCTCGCCTCCGCCGACGCCGGCTACGTCCCGCCGTCGCTCACCGACGCCTCGCTGCGCCGCCGCTGAGCCCGCCGTCGGCGCCGACCCCCGGCGCCGGACGGGCGCGTGACGCCGGACGTGCAGAAGTCCTCGGTGGGAACTCCTCAGCCCCGCTCGGCGGGGTTCTGCACGTCCGGCGTCACGGCCGGCGGTCGGGTCAGCGCTTGATGACGCCGTGCGGGTCGAGCACGTACTTCTTGGCGGCGCCCTTGTCGAAGTCGGCGTAGCCCTGGGGCGCCTCCTCCAGCGAGATCGGCGTGGCGTTGACGGCCTTCGCGATCTGCACCCGGTCGTGGAGGATCGCCATCATCAGGCCGCGGTGGTACTTCATCACCGGGCACTGCCCCGTGGTGAAGGACAGCGACTTGGCCCAGCCCGTGCCGAGGTCGAGGGAGAGCGCTCCGCGCTTGGCGGCGTCATCCACACCGCCCGGGTCACCGGTGACGTACAGGCCCGGGATGCCCATCGCACCACCGGCCGCGGTGATCTCCATGAGGGAGTTCAGCACCGTGGCCGGGGCCTCCGTGCCGGCGCCGGAGCCGTGGCCGCGGGCCTCGAAGCCCACGGCGTCGACGCCGCAGTCGACCTCGGGGACGCCGAGGATCTGCTCGATCTGGTCCTTCGGGTCTCCCTGGGAGACGTCGACGGTCTCGCAGCCGAAGGCGCGCGCCGCGGCGAGGCGGTCCTCGTTGAGGTCACCGACGATGACGACGGCGGCACCCAGCAGCTGGGCACCAGCCGCCGCGGCCAGCCCCACGGGGCCGGCGCCGGCGATGTAGACCGTGCTCCCCACGCCCACGCCCGCGGTGACGCAGCCGTGGAAGCCGGTCGGGAAGATGTCCGACAGCATCGTCAGGTCGAGGATCTTCTCCATCGCCTGGTCCTTGTCCGGGAACTTCAGCAGGTTCCAGTCCGCGTAGGGCACGAGGACGTACTCGGCCTGGCCACCGACCCAGCCACCCATGTCGACGTACCCGTACGCCGAGCCGGGGCGGTCGGGGTTGACGTTGAGGCAGATGCCGGTCTTGCGCTCCTTGCAGTTGCGACAGCGGCCGCACGCGATGTTGAAGGGGACCGAGACGAGGTCGCCCACCTTGATGAACTCGACGTCCGGGCCGACCTCGACCACCTCGCCGGTGATCTCGTGGCCCAGGACCAGGCCCTCGGGGGCGGTGGTGCGGCCGCGGACCATGTGCTGGTCGGACCCGCAGATGTTGGTGGAGACGGTCTTGAGGATGACGCCGTGGCGCACCGGCCGCCCCACGTTGGCGGGGTTGACGCCCGGACCGTCCTTGAGCTCGAAGGTCGGGT
This window encodes:
- a CDS encoding MFS transporter; protein product: MAAGRQRSRPDPLPAGLHADQHARPEAAHAVDAPQHAPSSSEGPPAAARPGPALLALAIGAFAIGSTEFLMMGLLPQVAADLRVSVPAVGYAISAYALGVVAGAPTLTALSTRFPHQRVLTGLMALFVLGHAVTALAPGYDGLLVGRFVTGLSHGSFFGVAAVVASRLAAPGKAASAISRVFTGLTVAQVLGVPFGTLLGQHLGWRWAFAAIGLLGVATALAVLRWVPLRRDTATPLRQEMADLARPQVLLTLAATAIGTGGLFAVYSYVAPILTDVAGFSAGAVAWVLVVYGLGTVAGTLLGGRTADRFPEAAVVLGLLGLGLSCLLLLVLSGSPAGALVGLVVFAVLAFFVGPALMNRTISVAPGSGLMASAFNQAAFNAANALGAAAGAQVLAAGFGLRATMVVGAGLAVTGSAVALVAVLLLHGAPQPAARIAELARARAARRAVEHEPSLVLEALRLAGEAGATSCVAAVRLADPSSRD
- a CDS encoding PPOX class F420-dependent oxidoreductase; the encoded protein is MATHAEAADSAALIALSRNSYVRLTTFRRSGAPVPTPVWVVADRSALGGRDGDLLVITGAQAGKVKRLRHNGRVLLVPCDRRGTPRPGATELEALAEVVVDPAVVRRLRLLVQIKHPLLGRVLLGGQRAGAAAARRRGRTPPEQVALRIHPLQPRES
- a CDS encoding aldo/keto reductase → MDTRTLGRTGVQVSPLCLGAMMFGAWGNPDHDDSIRIIHRALDAGISFVDTADVYAQGESEEIVGKALAGRRDEVVLATKAHGQMGDGANRQGNSRRWLVRAVEDSLRRLQTDWIDLYQVHRPDPTVETEETLAALTDLQRAGKIRYFGSSTFPAHEVVEGQWIAKERGLSRYVTEQPPYSVLVRGVERDVLPVAQQHGLGVLPWSPLAGGWLTGRYRRGQEAPTSSRAQRTPARFDLSTPENQRKLDAAEALAVLADEAGVSLVHLALAFVLRHPAVTSPIIGPRTMEQLESQLGAVDVVLTDDVLDRIDEIVPPGTTLASADAGYVPPSLTDASLRRR
- the fdhA gene encoding formaldehyde dehydrogenase, glutathione-independent codes for the protein MSSNRAVAYNGHGVDVVDIDYPTFELKDGPGVNPANVGRPVRHGVILKTVSTNICGSDQHMVRGRTTAPEGLVLGHEITGEVVEVGPDVEFIKVGDLVSVPFNIACGRCRNCKERKTGICLNVNPDRPGSAYGYVDMGGWVGGQAEYVLVPYADWNLLKFPDKDQAMEKILDLTMLSDIFPTGFHGCVTAGVGVGSTVYIAGAGPVGLAAAAGAQLLGAAVVIVGDLNEDRLAAARAFGCETVDVSQGDPKDQIEQILGVPEVDCGVDAVGFEARGHGSGAGTEAPATVLNSLMEITAAGGAMGIPGLYVTGDPGGVDDAAKRGALSLDLGTGWAKSLSFTTGQCPVMKYHRGLMMAILHDRVQIAKAVNATPISLEEAPQGYADFDKGAAKKYVLDPHGVIKR